In one Oryza glaberrima chromosome 2, OglaRS2, whole genome shotgun sequence genomic region, the following are encoded:
- the LOC127764294 gene encoding uncharacterized protein LOC127764294: MADDHYSSKRKYDDPSPPPRRTGFSSAPPAASPPSGGAPASYNSVPPPPADEIQLAKQRAQAIAARLFNAAEAKRPRLDGGGGGDDDDAGAGVGSLGGSGGGGGGRATGLGFSSSAGGGHGSAIPSLSSHGSTPQYSYGGYQGTSKTIEIPNGRVGVIIGKSGETIKNLQLQSGAKIQVTRDLDALPGSQTRPVELSGTPDQISRAEQLINEVLAEADAASSGNLSSRKYNAPQPGADQFQMKIANNKVGLVIGKGGETIKSMQAKSGARIQVVPLHLPPGDPATERTVYIDGTQEQIETAKQLVIEVTSENRARNPMSGGYSQQGYRPPRPQSNWGPHGGAPMQQPGYGYMQPGAYPGAPPQYGAPQQPYGSYPPASGGYQTGWDQSSNQQSQQAPPGTGYDYYNQQQQPQQQQSAPGTAAPGDATSYNSSQPPAYASQGYDSSYAQQSGGQQQAYDYSSYYQTQGQQQGYSQQTGYDQQGYGTSGYGSAANSTQDGSAPSYGAQGVAGQASPGQQTSTPAAGSHPGYSSQPPTSAASSYPVQGSAPQSGYGAPPPQTGYGTQPQPQGGYGQGSYGAPPQGQKAPPNTSPYGQAPPPGSAPGGYGQYGYSQNQQGYGAPPPYPGAPAASHPGYGQQQSYGDPYGSGSYGQPTAYSTEATTAAASQDQSASAPAAGAAPATTAAPAPTAPENSGAQSPAS, from the exons gccggccgcctccccgccctcgggcggcgcgccggcgtcgTACAACAGCGTGCCACCGCCCCCCGCCGACGAGATCCAGCTCGCGAAGCAGCGCGCGCAGGCGATCGCGGCCAGGCTCTTCAACGCCGCCGAGGCGAAGCGCCcccgcctcgacggcggcggcggcggcgacgacgacgacgcgggcgcCGGGGTGGGTTCcctgggcggcagcggcggcggcggcggcggccgcgcgacCGGGCTCGGCTTCTCGTCCTCGGCCGGTGGCG GGCACGGATCTGCTATCCCATCTTTATCTTCTCATGGCAGCACACCTCAGTACTCATATGGTGGATACCAGGGTACAAGCAAAACAATTGAAATCCCAAATGGAAGG GTTGGTGTTATCATTGGAAAGTCGGGGGAAACTATAAAGAATCTCCAACTTCAGTCAGGAGCTAAGATCCAAGTGACAAGAGACCTTGATGCTCTACCTGGCTCACAGACAAGACCTGTTGAACTTTCAGGCACTCCTGATCAGATAAGCAGAGCTGAGCAATTGATCAATGAGGTCCTGGCAGAG GCTGATGCTGCTTCATCTGGTAATCTCTCTAGCCGAAAGTACAATGCTCCTCAACCAGGTGCTGATCAATTCCAAATGAAAATAGCTAACAATAAG GTTGGTCTGGTTATTGGAAAGGGTGGTGAGACTATAAAATCCATGCAAGCCAAATCTGGTGCTCGTATACAG GTTGTCCCTTTGCATTTACCCCCTGGTGATCCTGCAACCGAAAGAACAGTGTATATTGATGGTACACAAGAGCAAATTGAAACTGCAAAGCAATTGGTGATTGAGGTTACCAGTGAG AATCGTGCTAGAAACCCAATGTCAGGTGGCTATTCTCAGCAGGGCTATCGCCCTCCTCGTCCTCAGTCAAATTGGGGTCCGCATGGGGGGGCACCGATGCAACAGCCTGGTTATGGTTACATGCAGCCTGGAGCCTATCCTGGGGCACCCCCACAATATGGCGCTCCTCAGCAACCTTATGGTAGCTACCCTCCAGCATCTGGGGGTTATCAGACTGGGTGGGATCAATCATCAAATCAGCAATCTCAGCAGGCCCCCCCTGGCACGggctatgattattacaatcaACAGCAGCAACCTCAACAGCAACAATCTGCCCCTGGGACTGCTGCACCTGGTGATGCTACTAGCTATAATTCCAGCCAGCCTCCTGCATATGCTTCCCAAGGGTATGATTCGTCCTACGCTCAGCAGAGTGGTGGGCAGCAGCAGGCATATGATTATTCTAGTTATTATCAGACCCAAGGGCAGCAGCAGGGTTACTCTCAGCAGACTGGATATGATCAGCAGGGCTATGGAACTTCTGGCTATGGGTCCGCCGCTAATTCAACTCAGGATGGGTCCGCACCAAGCTATGGTGCTCAAGGTGTAGCTGGTCAAGCATCTCCTGGACAGCAAACTTCAACTCCTGCTGCTGGAAGCCACCCTGGCTATTCAAGCCAACCACCTACTAGCGCTGCTTCAAGCTACCCGGTGCAAGGGTCTGCTCCTCAGTCTGGATATGGGGCGCCACCACCACAGACTGGCTATGGTACCCAGCCCCAACCACAGGGAGGGTATGGTCAGGGCAGTTATGGCGCACCTCCTCAGGGACAGAAGGCTCCTCCTAACACTTCTCCTTACGGACAGGCGCCGCCTCCTGGATCTGCTCCTGGTGGGTATGGCCAGTATGGTTACTCTCAGAACCAGCAAGGCTATGGCGCACCTCCGCCTTACCCTGGTGCACCTGCTGCAAGCCACCCAGGCTATGGTCAGCAGCAGTCATACGGTGATCCTTATGGCAGTGGAAGCTACGGGCAGCCCACCGCTTATTCTACTGAAGCTACAACTGCCGCTGCCTCCCAGGACCAATCTGCTTCTGCCCCTGCAGCCGGGGCTGCGCCTGCGACAACCGCTGCTCCGGCACCTACTGCTCCTGAGAACAGTGGAGCCCAAAGTCCTGCTAGTTAA
- the LOC127764295 gene encoding uncharacterized protein LOC127764295, giving the protein MAAAAAPPSSSSLAPPEVPMELHAGNRDRLVAALRAHLSASGRPLRGLVLLQGGEEQTRYCTDHLELFRQESYFAYLFGVREPGFYGAIDIASGQSILFSPRLPADYAVWMGEIKPLSYFKDRYKVDMVFYVDEITQVLQDRFSDHGKPLLFVLYGKNTDSGNYSKPASFEGMEKFDSDLSTLHPILTECRVIKSDMELALIQYANDVSSEAHIEVMRRARPGMKEYQLESIFLHHVYMYGGCRHCSYTCICATGENSSVLHYGHAAAPNDRTLNDGDMALMDMGGEYHCYGSDITCSYPINGKFNNNQTIVYNAVLKAHNAVIAHMQPGVNWLDMHKLAEQTILESLRNERILHGDVTDMMAQRLGAVFMPHGLGHLLGIDTHDPGGYPEGLERPKEPGLSSLRTIRELKEGMVITVEPGCYFIDALLIPARDDPVYSKFFNWEEIEKYKSFGGVRIESDVYVTAHGCKNLTNCPRETLEIEAVMAGAPWPVRATNNSLSKAS; this is encoded by the exons atggcggcggcggcggcgcccccctcctcctcgtcgctcgCGCCCCCCGAGGTGCCCATGGAGCTGCACGCCGGCAACCGCGatcgcctcgtcgccgcgctccgcgcccacctctccgcctccggccgccccctccgcggcctcgtcctcctccag ggaggggaggagcagaCGCGGTACTGCACCGATCACCTCGAGCTCTTCAG gcAGGAGAGCTACTTTGCTTATCTCTTCGGAGTGAGGGAACCGGGGTTCTATGGCGCAATC GACATTGCCTCTGGACAGTCAATTTTGTTCTCTCCAAGGTTGCCAGCTGATTATGCTGTGTGGATGGGTGAAATTAAGCCATTGTCTTATTTTAAG GATAGGTACAAGGTCGACATGGTGTTCTATGTTGATGAGATCACACAAGTTCTGCAGGACCGTTTCAGCGATCATGGAAAGCCTCTTCTGTTTGTGTTATATGGAAAAAATACAGACAGCGGAAATTATTCAAAGCCTGCTAGTTTTGAG GGGATGGAGAAGTTCGATTCCGATTTAAGTACACTTCACCCTATTTTAACTGAATGCCGTGTTATCAAATCTGACATGGAGCTTGCCCTTATTCAGTATGCTAATGATGTGAGCTCTGAAGCTCACATTGAG GTCATGAGACGAGCAAGACCAGGCATGAAGGAATACCAGTTAGAAAGCATCTTTCTTCATCATGTTTATATGTATGGAGGCTGTCGACATTGCTCTTATACATGTATATGCGCTACTGGAGAGAATAG TTCTGTTCTTCATTATGGACATGCTGCAGCACCAAATGACAGG ACCCTGAATGATGGAGACATGGCACTAATGGACATGGGAGGTGAATACCATTGCTATGGATCTGATATAACATGCTCATACCCC ATAAATGGGAAATTCAACAACAATCAGACAATAGTATACAAT GCTGTCCTTAAGGCTCATAATGCTGTCATAGCACACATGCAGCCTGGAGTAAATTGGTTGGATATGCACAA ACTTGCGGAGCAGACTATACTTGAATCTCTCAGGAATGAAAGAATTCTCCATGG GGATGTCACTGATATGATGGCTCAAAGGTTGGGTGCTGTTTTCATGCCTCATGGTCTTGGACACTTGCTTGGTATTGACACCCATGATCCTGGGGGCTATCCTGAG GGCTTAGAGAGGCCAAAGGAGCCAGGACTGAGCTCCTTGCGGACCATAAGAGAACTTAAAGAAGGCATG GTTATCACAGTTGAGCCAGGCTGCTATTTCATTGATGCTTTGCTGATACCAGCCAGGGATGATCCAGTTTACTCGAAGTTCTTCAACTGGGAAGAGATTGAAAAATACAAAAGCTTTGGTGGTGTTCGTATTGAGAGTGACGTG